The following are encoded together in the Humulus lupulus chromosome 5, drHumLupu1.1, whole genome shotgun sequence genome:
- the LOC133779109 gene encoding uncharacterized protein LOC133779109 — MKMFNALINELKWVDPKLQNGCYTWSNYSHKPICCRLDRFFHTPSWSELYTFIRQEVLVRVVFDHSPVVLDSSPPSWGPSPFRFDNSWLEHKDFSRHFQDWWTSAKVQGFPGMDFMSKLAFIRDYIKKWSRQVFGERKMRKLFLERRLYELDRLEEGGSWNENFVLERSKVKEDCARKARNFISRIEEEDGTIWDKDRDIERAIVGFYSSLYSAVEREWIGVDGISWSPILSVMASFLERPFVEDKIRQAVYACDGSKAPRPDRFSIAVYQKN; from the exons taaaatgGGTTGATCCAAAGCTTCAAAATGGTTGTTATACGTGGTCAAACTATAGTCATAAGCCAATTTGTTGTAGGCTGGACAGGTTCTTCCATACTCCTTCGTGGTCAGAATTGTATACCTTCATTCGTCAGGAAGTTTTGGTTCGAGTAGTATTTGATCATAGTCCGGTAGTGTTGGATTCTAGTCCTCCTTCTTGGGGCCCTTCTCCTTTCAGATTTGATAATTCTTGGTTGGAGCACAAGGATTTTTCTCGTCATTTCCAGGATTGGTGGACTTCGGCTAAGGTGCAAGGGTTTCCGGGCATGGATTTTATGTCAAAGCTAGCTTTTATTCGCGATTATATTAAGAAGTGGAGTCGACAGGTCTTTGGGGAGAGGAAAATGCGAAAACTTTTTTTGGAAAGGAGACTGTATGAGTTGGATAGATTGGAGGAAGGGGGTTCGTGGAATGAGAATTTTGTTTTGGAACGCTCAAAGGTGAAGGAGGATTG TGCTCGAAAAGCGAGGAATTTCATCTCTAGGATTGAGGAAGAGGATGGAACTATTTGGGATAAAGACCGTGATATTGAAAGGGCTATTGTGGGTTTTTACTCGTCTTTGTATTCGGCGGTTGAGAGAGAATGGATTGGGGTGGATGGGATTTCCTGGTCTCCAATTCTGTCGGTTATGGCTTCCTTCCTCGAGCGTCCATTTGTGGAAGACAAAATTAGACAAGCAGTTTATGCATGTGATGGCTCAAAGGCCCCGAGGCCAGACAGATTTTCCATTGCAGTTTATCAGAAGAATTAG